The window CGCGCCACCGCCGAGGGCCAGTACGCCGTCGTGCTCGGCGAGCGCCCGGCGCACCGCCTCCTTCTCCGCGGCGCGGAAGAACGGCTCGCCCTCGTCGACGAAGATCTCGGCGATGCTGCGGCCCTGCTCCGCGACGATGTCGTCGTCGACGTCCCGGTAGGCGAGCCCGAGGCGGTCGGCCAGCATCCGCCCGACGGTGGACTTGCCGACGCCCATGGGCCCGACCAGGACGACGACCGGTCCGGCGCTCACCGGATCGCCAGGTTCTCGAGGTAGGACCGCACGTTCCGGCGGGTCTCCGGCACGCTGTCGCCGCCGAACTTCTCCGCGACGGCGTCGGCGAGGACGAGGGCCACCATGGCCTCGGCCACGATGCCGGCGGCCGGCACCGCGCACACGTCGGAGCGCTGGTGGTGGGCCTGCGCCGCCTCACCGGTGGCCACGTCCACGGTCCGCAGGGCCCGAGGCACGGTCGCGATCGGCTTCATCGCGGCGCGCACCCGCAGCAGCTCGCCCGTGGTCAGCCCGCCCTCGGTTCCGCCGGAGCGGCCCGTGGCACGCCGGATGCCCTCGTCGGTGGTGACGATCTCGTCGTGCGCCTTGGAACCGGGCACCCGCGCCAGGTCGAAGCCGTCGCCGACCTCGACGCCCTTGATCGCCTGGATGCCCATGAGCGCGGCCGCGAGCCGGGCGTCCAGCCGCCGGTCCCAGTGCACGTGCGAGCCGAGGCCCACCGGCACGCCGTACGCCAGCACCTCCACCACGCCGCCGAGCGTGTCGCCGTCCTTGTGGGCCTGGTCGATCTCCGCGACCATCGCCTTGGAGGCGTCGGCGTCCAGGCAGCGCACCGGGTCCGCGTCCAGCTTCTCCACGTCCGCCGGGGTCGGGTACACGCCGTAGGGCGCCTTGGCCGCGGCCAGCTCGACGACATGGCTGACGATCTCGATGCCGGCCGTCTCCTTCAGGTACGACCGGGCCACGGCGCCCAGCGCCACACGGGCCGCGGTCTCCCGGGCGGAGGCCCGCTCCAGCACCGGCCGGGCCTCGTCGAAGCCGTACTTCTGCATGCCCGCCAGGTCGGCGTGTCCGGGCCGGGGCCGGGTCAGCGGCGCGTTGCGGGCCACCTCGGCCAGCTCCGCCGGATCCACCGGGTCGGCGGCCATGACCTTCTCCCACTTGGGCCACTCGGTGTTGCCCACCATGATCGCCAGCGGCGAGCCCAGGGTGAGGCCGTGCCGGACGCCGCCGAGGAAGGTGACCTCGTCGCGCTCGAACTTCATCCGGGCTCCGCGCCCATAGCCCAGGCGCCGCCGTGCGAGGTGGTCCGCCACCATCTCCGTGGTGACGGGCACGCCGGCGGGAAGGCCCTCCAGCGTGGCGACAAGTGCGGGTCCGTGGGACTCCCCCGCGGTCAGCCAGCGCAACCTGCTCAACGGTGCTCCTCATGCTCGCGCCTGGAACTGCGACGACGCGACCGGGTGCGCGGCCCTGGCCCGCCACCTCCGATCCTCCCACGTCCGGGTACCTGTCCCGGTCGCCGGTCCAGCAGTCGGACTCCGGGCGGACACACGCCACCCCCGGCGCCCCCCGTCGGCCCGCCGCGAGCGCACGGCGGTACAGCTTCCCGGATCGGGACGGACGAGCCCTGGTCAGCGGGCCGCGAGGGCCTTCTCGCCCGCTTCGCGCATGGCGTGCAGGGGGGCCGGGGCGCGGCCCGTCATCTGCTCGACCTGGAGGACCGCCTGGTGCACCAGCAGGTCGAGACCGCTGACGACGGCGCCGCCGGCCATGGACCAGCGGGCCGCCAGCGGCGTGGGCCAGGGGTCGTAGAGGACGTCGAAGAGGGTGGCGGGACGCTCGGGTACGGAGCCGGCGAGCGCGTCCGTCGTCCCGGCCGGGGTGGTGGCGATCACCAGCGGCGCGGTCAGGGCCTGTTCGGCGTCCGCCCAGTCCGCCGTGCGGACCTCGACGTCCAGCCGCTCGCCCCACTGCCGCATCTCGGCCGCGCGGGCCTCGCTGCGGACGTAGGCGACGACCTCGCCGGTGCAGACGCGGGCGAGCGCGGCCAGCGCGGAGGAGGCGGTGGCGCCGGCGCCGAGGATCGCCGCCGAGCCGACCTGCTCGATGCCGTGCTCGCGCAGGGCGGCGACCATGCCCGGCACGTCGGTATTGTCCCCGACCCGGCGACCGTCCTCGGTGAACACGACCGTGTTGACCGCCTCGACGGAGGCGGCGGTGTCGCTGATCCCGTCGAGCAGCGGGATGACCGCCCGCTTCAGCGGCATGGTCAGCGACAGCCCGGCCCACTCGGGTCCCAGACCCTCGAAGAACGAGGGCAGACCCGCCTCGTCGATCTCGAACCGTTCGTACGACCAGTTCGCGAGCCCCAGCTCCGCGTACGCCGCCCGGTGCAGCACCGGGGAGAGCGAGTGGGCGATCGGCGAACCGAGCACAGCCGCCCGACGGGCGTCAGTTGCCCTTGGTGGCATCGAACTTGTCCTTGAGCTTGAGGAATTCGGCGTACGTCTTGGCGAACTCGGTCTTGTGCGCACCGTCGGTCGCCACGAAATAGATCCAGCCGTCGTCGGTCGGATTCAATGCCGCACTCAGCGCCTCGTCGCCGGGGTTTCCGATCGGTCCGGGCGGCAGGCCCGTGCGGGTGTACGTGTTGTAAAGGTCGTGGTTGCTGTTGATCTCCTTCTCGCTGATGTGGATGTTGCTCTGGCCCTTCAGGTAATTGAAGGTCGAGTCGAACTGCAGCAACCGGTTGGTCTCGGTGTTGGTCGGCTTCAGACGGTTGTAGATCACTTCCGACATCTTGCGGAAGTCGTCGTGCGTCTTGCCCTCGGCCTGGACCAGGCTCGCCACGGTGAGCAGTTGCCAGGGCCCTTCGAGGTCCAGGCCCTTGGCCTTCTTCTCCAGACCGAGCTCGTTGTACTTCCCGTTGGCCCGCGTCACCATCTCCTTCAGGACGGCCTCGGGCTTCTGCCCCTTGGCGACGGCGTAGCTGGAGGGGTAGAGGAACCCTTCCAGCGGGTCCTTCAGGTTGGGGCGGTCCAGCGCCCAGGAGGGCAGACCGAGCTTCTTGTACTCCTTCTTCGCGACGCCGGCCGTGGTGCCCTCCGGCAGTTCCAGGCGCTTGTCGATCAGCGTGTAGACCGCCGCGTTGCGCAGGCCCTCCGCGAGGACCAGGTTGCTGCGGCTCTTCGGGCTGAGCATCAGTTCGACCGCGCTGGCGGCCGACATCTGCTTGCGCAGGGTGTAGATGCCGTCCTGGATCGTCCTGCCATTGGGGTTCTGCGCCTGCGCCGCCACGAAGGCGTCGACGCTCTTGACCACGCCCGCCGTCTTCAGCACCCGGCCGATGTCGTAGCCGCCCGCGCCCTTGGGGATCTCGACGGTGACCGTCTCGTTGACCCCGTCGCCGGCGTAGTCCGGCGCGGCGCCGAAACGATTTTGGTAGAACTGGTAGCCGTAGTAGGCGACTCCGACCGTGCCTCCGCCGAACACCAGGACGACGACCATGCAGGCACAGCCGCTGCGACGTTTCTTTGGCTTGCCCTTGCCTTTGCCCTTGCCGCCGCGGCCCTTGCGGTCGCCGCGCCCCCGGCCTTCCTTCGGATCGTCGCTGTCGGTGTCGGCGTCCTCCTCGTCGTCGCCACCGCCGCCCGCGAAGAACGCGTGATCGTCCTGCTCGGGTTCGGGATCCGGGTCCCAGTCCGGCCGTGGCTCCGGCTCGGCGCGCCGGCGGCTCGGCGGCTCCGGCGGCGGGTAGGCCTCGGGAGTGCCGTAGAGATCGGGCTGCTCAGCGCCGTAGGCCGCGGCCTGCTGGCCGTACGGGTCTGCCGGGTCGACGGGGTAGGCGGGCTGCTGCTGTCCGCCGGCGCCGTCCCAGCCGCCCTGGTCGTGGCCCTGCTGCTGAAGGTGCCCGGCGTACTGCTGGTCGTACTGCTGCTGGCCCTGCTGACCTTGCTGACCGTACTGCTGATGACCCTGCTGGCCGTACTGCTGCTGACCGTACTGCTGCTGACCCTGCGGGTCGTAGTGCTGCTGGCCCTGCTGGTGACCCTGATCACCGTAGGGCTGCTGCTGGTACTGGCCGCCGTAGCCGCCCTGCTGACCCTGGCCCCAGTCTCCGTACTGCGCCTGCTGCGACTGCTGCGACTGCTGCGGGTGGTGCTGCGGCCCACCGCCGTAGGGGGACTGCGGGCCCGCCTGGGCCTGCTGTCCTCCCCATCCGCCGTCCCCGTACAACGGGTCCTCCGGATGCCACGGTTCGGGACCTGGGTCCCGGCCATACTCAGTCATCGATCCCCTAGAGCCGCGAGGCGGCGGTCACACGGCCGTGTGCCCCGGCTTCCGTTCCGCCTCTTTCTGTGCGTCGTCTGTTCGAACACAGGCGCATCGCGCGGAACGTTACCGTATCGCGATCAGATGACCACTTCGACGCCCTCGCCAGGTGCTTTCCCTGACACCCGTTCGGATTCGAGGGCCTGCTGCAGGATGATGACGGCCGCGGCCTGGTCGATCACGGAGCGTCCCTTCTTGGACTTCACCCCCGAGGCCCGCAGCCCCTGACTGGCCGTCACCGTGGTCATCCGCTCGTCCACCAGGCGGACCGGCACCGGGGCGATGCCCTTGGCCAGCTCGCCGGCGAAGGCGCGGACCTTGACCGCGGCCGGACCCTCGCCCCCCTTGAGGGAACGCGGGAGTCCGACGACGACCTCGATCGGCTCGTACTCCTCGACGAGCTGCCGGAGCCGACGGTGGGCCGCGGGTACGTCACGGCCGGGAACCGTCTCCACCGGGGTGGCGAGGATCCCGTCGGGGTCGCACGAGGCGACCCCGATCCGGGCGTCCCCGACGTCGATCGCGAGCCGACGTCCTCTTCGCATCACTTGGCCGTTTCCGCCACGAGCCGCTCCACGGCGTCCACGGCCTCGCCGACGGCGGCCGGGTTCTGCCCGCCGCCCTGGGCGACGTCCGGCTTGCCGCCACCACCGCCGCCAAGGGTCTTGGCGGCCGTGCGGACCAGGTCACCGGCCTTCAGACCGCGCTCGCGGGCGGCCTCGTTGGTGGCGATCACCGTGAGCGGCTTGCCGTTGTTCACGGTGAACAGGGCGACCACGGCGGCCCGGCCGCCCTGGATCCGACCGCGCACGTCGAGCACGAGCTTGCGCAGGTCGTCCGGCGTGGTGCCGTCCGGGACCTGCCCCGTGACGACGGCCACACCGCGGACGTCCTTGGCGGACTCGGCGAGACCGGCGGCGGCCTGGAGCACCTTCTCGGCGCGGAACTTCTCGATCTCCTTCTCGGCGTCCTTCAGCTTGCCGAGCATGGCGGAGATCTTCTCCGGCAGCTCCTCGGGGCGGCCCTTGACCAGCTCCTGGAGCTGGGCGACGACCGTGTGCTCACGGGCCAGGAAGTTGTAGGCGTCCACTCCGACCAGGGCCTCGATACGGCGCACACCGGAGCCGATCGACGACTCGCCGAGCAGCTTCACCAGGCCGAGCTGGGCGGTGTTGTGCACGTGCGTGCCGCCGCACAGCTCCTTGGAGAAGTCGCCGATGGTCACCACGCGCACGCGCTCGCCGTACTTCTCGCCGAACTCGGCGATGGCGCCCTGCTTCTTGGCGTCGTCGATGCCCATGACCTCGGCGTGCACGTCCAGGTCGCGGGCGAGCACCTCGTTGATCTTCTGCTCGACGT of the Streptomyces sp. NBC_01788 genome contains:
- the mltG gene encoding endolytic transglycosylase MltG; amino-acid sequence: MTEYGRDPGPEPWHPEDPLYGDGGWGGQQAQAGPQSPYGGGPQHHPQQSQQSQQAQYGDWGQGQQGGYGGQYQQQPYGDQGHQQGQQHYDPQGQQQYGQQQYGQQGHQQYGQQGQQGQQQYDQQYAGHLQQQGHDQGGWDGAGGQQQPAYPVDPADPYGQQAAAYGAEQPDLYGTPEAYPPPEPPSRRRAEPEPRPDWDPDPEPEQDDHAFFAGGGGDDEEDADTDSDDPKEGRGRGDRKGRGGKGKGKGKPKKRRSGCACMVVVLVFGGGTVGVAYYGYQFYQNRFGAAPDYAGDGVNETVTVEIPKGAGGYDIGRVLKTAGVVKSVDAFVAAQAQNPNGRTIQDGIYTLRKQMSAASAVELMLSPKSRSNLVLAEGLRNAAVYTLIDKRLELPEGTTAGVAKKEYKKLGLPSWALDRPNLKDPLEGFLYPSSYAVAKGQKPEAVLKEMVTRANGKYNELGLEKKAKGLDLEGPWQLLTVASLVQAEGKTHDDFRKMSEVIYNRLKPTNTETNRLLQFDSTFNYLKGQSNIHISEKEINSNHDLYNTYTRTGLPPGPIGNPGDEALSAALNPTDDGWIYFVATDGAHKTEFAKTYAEFLKLKDKFDATKGN
- the ruvX gene encoding Holliday junction resolvase RuvX, coding for MRRGRRLAIDVGDARIGVASCDPDGILATPVETVPGRDVPAAHRRLRQLVEEYEPIEVVVGLPRSLKGGEGPAAVKVRAFAGELAKGIAPVPVRLVDERMTTVTASQGLRASGVKSKKGRSVIDQAAAVIILQQALESERVSGKAPGEGVEVVI
- a CDS encoding shikimate dehydrogenase codes for the protein MPPRATDARRAAVLGSPIAHSLSPVLHRAAYAELGLANWSYERFEIDEAGLPSFFEGLGPEWAGLSLTMPLKRAVIPLLDGISDTAASVEAVNTVVFTEDGRRVGDNTDVPGMVAALREHGIEQVGSAAILGAGATASSALAALARVCTGEVVAYVRSEARAAEMRQWGERLDVEVRTADWADAEQALTAPLVIATTPAGTTDALAGSVPERPATLFDVLYDPWPTPLAARWSMAGGAVVSGLDLLVHQAVLQVEQMTGRAPAPLHAMREAGEKALAAR
- the aroC gene encoding chorismate synthase; this translates as MSRLRWLTAGESHGPALVATLEGLPAGVPVTTEMVADHLARRRLGYGRGARMKFERDEVTFLGGVRHGLTLGSPLAIMVGNTEWPKWEKVMAADPVDPAELAEVARNAPLTRPRPGHADLAGMQKYGFDEARPVLERASARETAARVALGAVARSYLKETAGIEIVSHVVELAAAKAPYGVYPTPADVEKLDADPVRCLDADASKAMVAEIDQAHKDGDTLGGVVEVLAYGVPVGLGSHVHWDRRLDARLAAALMGIQAIKGVEVGDGFDLARVPGSKAHDEIVTTDEGIRRATGRSGGTEGGLTTGELLRVRAAMKPIATVPRALRTVDVATGEAAQAHHQRSDVCAVPAAGIVAEAMVALVLADAVAEKFGGDSVPETRRNVRSYLENLAIR